The following DNA comes from Haloarchaeobius salinus.
CCTGACCGAGCTCGCGGCGTACGCCGAGGTGCCCGTCGTCAACGGCCTGACCGACGACGCGCACCCGTGCCAGACGCTCGCCGACCTGCTGACCATCCAGGAGCTGTTCGGCGGCTTCGAGGACGTGACGGCTGCCTGGGTCGGCGACGGCAACAACGTCGCCAGCTCGTTCGCCGTCGGCTGTGCGATGGTCGGCATCGACCTCACCGTCGCCTGTCCCGACGGCCACGGGCTGGACGACGAGGTGCTCGACGCGGCGGCCGAGGCGGGGTCGGCACCGACGGTGACGACCGACCCGGAGGCCGCGGTCGCCGACGCCGACGTGGTCTACACCGACGTCTGGGTGAGCATGGGCGAGGACGACGCGAAGGTCGACGACTTCGACGGCTTCACCCTCGATTCGGCGCTGCTCGCGGGCACCGACGCGAAGGTGATGCACTGTCTCCCGGCGGTCCGCGGCCAGGAGATAACCGACGACACCATCGAGAGCGAGCGCTCGGTCGTCTGGCAGCAGGCGGAGAACCGGATGCACGCCCAGAAGGCGCTGCTCGCGACGCTCGTCGGGTAGCTACGGCGCGTCGACCGCACCCTCGCCGGCGAGGCGGGCGAACGCCGCCAGGAACAGCCCGAGCAGCAGGCCGTAGACGACGTGGCCCACCAGCGGCATCCTCGCGAGGTTCGGGAGCGGGAGGTCGGCCCCGAAACCGACGCCGTTGAGCCACAGCGGCCAGAGGAAGACGATGTTCACCGCCCAGAGCGCCACCGCGTAGGCGAGGGCGAGGCCGACACCGCCGTGGTACTTCCAGACGTGCTGTCGGAGCGGTGGCCGGTCGACGAGGAGGCCGAACAGTGCGCCGAAGACGACGCTGTGGAGGATGTGTGCGACCCACCCGACGGTCAGGCTCGGATCGCCGAGCGTGTACATCGCTCCGATGGCGGTCATGCGCTGCAGCCGGAACTGGATGAGCAGTCCGAAGGCGACGCCGGCGAGCAGTCCGGCGGCTCCCGCCCGGAGGAGGAGGCTGTCGGTCCTGTCGACATCGTCGCTCACGTCGGTCGTAGTCGACATGGCTCACAGTTCACTTCGGCAACAAAA
Coding sequences within:
- the argF gene encoding ornithine carbamoyltransferase, whose product is MSTHTDVTSTNPAQPPKHFLTVDDLSAAELQSVLDLAAEYKAAVENGESHGDLGGKTLAMLFEKPSTRTRVSFETGMTQLGGHAVFLGPEDTQLDRGEPVKDTARALSGYVDAIMARVFDHDDLTELAAYAEVPVVNGLTDDAHPCQTLADLLTIQELFGGFEDVTAAWVGDGNNVASSFAVGCAMVGIDLTVACPDGHGLDDEVLDAAAEAGSAPTVTTDPEAAVADADVVYTDVWVSMGEDDAKVDDFDGFTLDSALLAGTDAKVMHCLPAVRGQEITDDTIESERSVVWQQAENRMHAQKALLATLVG